One Ardenticatenales bacterium genomic region harbors:
- a CDS encoding amidinotransferase codes for MKNVGSDETARADILDAAAYGGAGWLPRHASLRQEIGGLWAACGVEREWTRLRAVLLHTPGAEWDDLADADAAQMLTLPDAAAARRQHQALADAYAAAGVAVSQIAPATTPSPNLLFAADLFFMTPEGAIVGRPASTVRAGEERWVARRLADLGVPILRTVRGAGVFEGADAMWLDTRTVLLGRGLRTNAAGAAQVAAMLRELGVAVVETELPVGAMHLMGQLRLVDGDLALAWPYRLGHGALVALRQRGYEVLFVPDEVEAARRGALNVVTLGPREVMMPASCPHTQRFYEENGITCHTVEVGELLKAAGGIACMTGILWRDE; via the coding sequence ATGAAGAACGTGGGTAGCGACGAGACCGCGCGCGCGGACATACTCGATGCAGCAGCTTATGGTGGCGCGGGATGGTTGCCGCGTCACGCTTCGCTGCGGCAGGAGATAGGCGGACTCTGGGCGGCCTGCGGCGTGGAGCGAGAATGGACGCGGCTGCGGGCGGTGCTGCTGCACACGCCGGGAGCGGAATGGGACGATCTGGCGGACGCGGACGCGGCGCAGATGTTGACCCTGCCCGACGCGGCGGCGGCGCGCCGGCAGCACCAGGCGCTCGCCGATGCTTACGCGGCGGCGGGCGTGGCCGTCTCCCAGATTGCGCCCGCGACCACGCCGTCTCCCAATCTCCTCTTTGCCGCCGACCTGTTTTTCATGACACCGGAAGGGGCGATTGTGGGGCGTCCCGCTTCCACGGTGCGCGCCGGGGAGGAGCGCTGGGTGGCGCGGCGGTTGGCGGACCTGGGCGTGCCCATTTTGCGCACGGTGCGCGGCGCGGGCGTTTTTGAGGGGGCGGATGCGATGTGGTTAGACACGCGCACGGTGTTGTTGGGGCGGGGGCTGCGCACGAATGCGGCGGGCGCGGCGCAGGTAGCGGCCATGCTGCGGGAGTTGGGCGTGGCGGTGGTGGAGACGGAGCTGCCCGTGGGGGCGATGCACCTGATGGGGCAGTTGCGTTTGGTGGATGGGGACCTGGCGCTGGCGTGGCCGTACCGGTTGGGGCATGGGGCGCTGGTGGCGCTGCGTCAACGGGGGTACGAGGTGTTGTTTGTGCCGGACGAGGTGGAGGCGGCGCGCCGGGGGGCGTTGAATGTGGTGACGTTGGGGCCGCGGGAGGTGATGATGCCGGCATCTTGTCCCCACACGCAGCGTTTCTACGAAGAAAACGGCATCACCTGCCACACCGTTGAGGTGGGGGAACTGCTAAAAGCCGCCGGCGGCATCGCCTGCATGACGGGCATCCTGTGGCGCGACGAATAG
- a CDS encoding esterase family protein yields MPPFLLPDIYLLVGCLGGLLLLQAWQARRRAAQRRARVRQVTLPHFASAYLGNSRDLFVFLPPGYDNNQQRRYPVLYVNDGQDREQLRLRETLADLMLAGRIRPLIAVAIPTNADRLQEYGTAAAANAQGLGTRAADYARFVVEEVMPAINTQFRTHPHSAAILGASLGGLSAFDIAWNHPRHFGIVGVFSGSFWWRAAPAETAVTPNALIMHDVVRHGAPRPALRGWFEAGTRDERDDRDQNGVIDAIQDTLELIAAWEEKGGQVGQNIAYVEIRGGKHNYETWSRALPEFLTWAF; encoded by the coding sequence ATGCCCCCTTTCCTCCTCCCTGACATCTACTTGCTTGTCGGCTGCCTCGGCGGGTTGCTGCTGCTCCAGGCATGGCAGGCGCGGCGGCGGGCGGCGCAGCGGCGCGCCCGCGTGCGGCAGGTGACGCTGCCTCATTTTGCCTCTGCCTACTTGGGCAACAGCCGCGACCTGTTCGTCTTTCTGCCGCCCGGATACGACAACAACCAGCAGCGGCGTTACCCGGTGCTGTACGTAAACGATGGGCAGGATCGGGAGCAGCTAAGGCTGCGGGAGACGTTGGCGGACCTGATGCTGGCGGGGCGCATCCGCCCTTTGATTGCCGTGGCGATTCCCACCAACGCGGACCGTTTGCAGGAGTATGGCACGGCGGCAGCGGCAAACGCGCAGGGGTTGGGGACGCGGGCGGCGGATTATGCGCGGTTTGTGGTGGAGGAGGTGATGCCGGCAATCAACACCCAATTCCGCACCCATCCCCACTCCGCCGCCATCCTCGGCGCATCCCTCGGCGGCCTCTCCGCCTTCGACATCGCCTGGAACCACCCGCGCCACTTTGGCATCGTCGGCGTCTTCTCCGGCTCCTTCTGGTGGCGCGCCGCGCCCGCGGAAACCGCCGTCACGCCCAACGCCCTCATCATGCACGACGTGGTGCGTCATGGCGCGCCACGACCGGCGCTGCGCGGCTGGTTCGAGGCCGGAACCCGTGACGAGCGGGATGATCGGGACCAAAACGGCGTGATTGACGCCATTCAGGACACGCTGGAGCTGATTGCGGCGTGGGAGGAAAAAGGGGGACAGGTGGGGCAGAATATCGCCTACGTGGAAATACGCGGCGGCAAGCACAATTATGAGACGTGGTCGCGGGCGCTGCCTGAGTTTCTGACGTGGGCGTTTTGA